Proteins encoded together in one Chelonoidis abingdonii isolate Lonesome George chromosome 1, CheloAbing_2.0, whole genome shotgun sequence window:
- the NRIP1 gene encoding nuclear receptor-interacting protein 1 gives MTHGEELGSEMHEDSVVLTYLEGLLMHQATGGSGTVVDKKPIGHSGEDQNFKISGNIFPSCQSNGPVVNTHTHQGSGMLHLKKARLLQSSEDWNAAKRRRLSDSIVDLNGKKEALLAGMVENVPKGKQDSTLLASLLQSFSSRLQSVALSQQIRQSLKEQGYSLSQDSLQVEKDVRCYGVATSRLKTLLKKRKAKDQKLDTTLPDVTTNLPKERFIESPHTGQNGPKVMNEPLSCAARLQAVASMVEKRSSPTPSPKPSVVCSQLALLLSSEAHLQQYSREHALKAQNANQIASERLAAMARLQENAQKDLGHFSLSKGMPSHLNSQMRSSTKTITNKSNMVPFQSPIGIVHSPPKNLGYKNTLERNHLKPSPSNSLLLHLLKSQNATKQTKGHEQNERAGIFEDSSTPTTVDEYSDNNPSFTEDDSSDDESSHSNCLPIDLSFKQRTDKQDSGQPASLDNLTQPLFHNWDPKIPCLENSMENKEDKDTPKGSKLNPHQKLTLLQLLLGHKSEDNKEKDTDPQGPHSTADVAKFTVQTGKRTPVTDSPSANRITPLSTPPLLLSTKADSPINLSHQSSLAVKRNSPPYACSIQPERLMNPASKHLIDLTKNKELQGTKLNRNESAQNSAAFSASKLLQNLAQCGMQTSMSGEEQRTSKQLLTVNADKPVGLVDRLNSPLLTNVSGKFEENNKIFSCQSTPIEQGLPSSEIENLLERRTVLQLLLGTPNKGKSEKKERMLLKDDSSQEQMDKALSEQILTVKIKTEPCEESNAPRNPNAQPVRESKSNKFHGTTHSVQRNTGASPASEDLKPEPLSPEDFSFSKNGLLSRLLRQNQDSYPMDDLDRSHRNNELTLLDSKSLCIIPKKRKFHTEPSESPLKKVKSNVSDASNNHISPAETLYRPLLNQQELKFNRSDLEFKYAAGNGLNNDNENRSWSRDSKGFNVLKQLLLSENCERDFSQHRNNAVTEGKKKGNKNNVANNKPEFSVSSINALMGNPVQPNSFVDHRTFQYPVAVKSSASSPFSEHLGCTVSRPESDQFSVCPIPSEKGPIRWVITGMDKGEYEKDSPRLTKTNPILYYMLQKGSNSISSQEAHKDIWSEPSFTENSTPVTIKEELLPETETKIPFHNLRSPYNSHMGNKSSHQHNVNGEGYGLLEKVLTIKREPE, from the coding sequence ATGACTCATGGAGAAGAGCTTGGCTCTGAGATGCACGAGGATTCTGTTGTTCTAACTTACCTAGAGGGATTACTGATGCATCAAGCAACAGGAGGCTCAGGTACTGTAGTTGACAAAAAGCCTATTGGGCATAGTGGAGAGGATCAAAACTTTAAGATTTCTGGAAATATATTTCCCAGCTGTCAAAGTAATGGTCCAGTtgttaatacacacacacatcagggATCTGGCATGTTGCATCTCAAAAAAGCAAGACTATTGCAGTCTTCTGAAGACTGGAATGCAGCAAAGAGAAGGCGGTTGTCTGATTCCATTGTGGAtttgaatggaaaaaaagaagCTTTGTTAGCTGGCATGGTTGAAAATGTGCCGAAAGGCAAACAGGATAGCACATTACTTGCCTCTTTGCTTCAGTCATTCAGCTCTAGGCTGCAGAGTGTTGCTCTGTCACAACAGATTAGGCAGAGCCTCAAGGAGCAAGGGTATTCCCTCAGCCAGGATTCTTTACAAGTGGAGAAAGATGTAAGGTGCTATGGTGTTGCAACTAGTCGCTTGAAGACTCtactgaagaaaagaaaagcaaaagatcAAAAGCTTGACACCACTCTGCCTGATGTAACAACGAACCTGCCTAAAGAGAGGTTTATAGAATCTCCACATACAGGGCAGAATGGACCCAAGGTGATGAATGAGCCTCTCTCATGTGCTGCAAGATTACAAGCAGTTGCAAGCATGGTAGAGAAAAGATCTAGTCCTACTCCTTCGCCTAAACCCAGCGTAGTATGTAGTCAGCTAGCTTTACTTCTTTCAAGCGAAGCTCATTTGCAGCAGTATTCCAGGGAACATGCTTTAAAAGCACAAAATGCAAATCAGATAGCAAGCgagagacttgctgccatggccAGATTACAAGAAAATGCCCAGAAAGACCTTGGCCATTTCAGTCTGTCAAAAGGAATGCCAAGCCATCTTAATAGTCAAATGAGATCATCAACCAAAACAATAACTAACAAGAGCAATATGGTACCATTTCAGAGCCCCATTGGAATCGTTCATTCTCCTCCCAAAAATTTAGGATACAAAAATACATTGGAAAGAAACCATTTAAAACCATCTCCCAGCAACAGTTTGCTTTTACATCTTCTTAAAAGTCAGAATgcaactaaacaaacaaaagggcATGAGCAGAATGAGAGAGCGGGTATTTTTGAGGACAGTAGCACACCAACTACTGTGGATGAGTATTCAGACAACAATCCTAGTTTTACAGAAGATGACAGCAGCGATGATGAAAGCTCCCATTCTAACTGTCTTCCTATAGATTTATCTTTCAAACAGAGGACAGACAAACAAGATTCTGGACAGCCTGCTTCTCTAGATAATCTGACTCAGCCATTGTTTCATAATTGGGATCCAAAAATTCCATGTCTAGAGAACAGTATGGAGAATAAAGAAGATAAAGACACTCCTAAAGGTTCTAAACTGAATCCACATCAGAAGCTAACACTGCTTCAGTTATTACTTGGGCATAAGAGTGAAGATAACAAAGAGAAAGATACAGACCCTCAGGGACCACACAGTACAGCTGATGTGGCAAAATTTACTGTACAAACTGGTAAGAGGACTCCTGTGACAGACAGCCCCAGTGCAAATCGAATAACTCCATTAAGCACTCCTCCTTTGCTTCTTTCTACAAAAGCAGACTCTCCTATAAATCTCTCCCACCAATCTTCTCTAGCAGTCAAACGTAATTCACCACCATAtgcttgcagcatccagccagAGAGGTTAATGAATCCAGCATCTAAACATTTGATAGATCTTACAAAAAATAAAGAACTTCAAGGAACTAAACTGAACAGAAATGAAAGTGCACAAAATTCTGCAGCTTTCAGTGCCAGCAAGCTATTGCAGAACTTAGCTCAGTGTGGAATGCAGACTTCCATGTCAGGTGAAGAGCAAAGAACCAGCAAACAGCTGCTAACAGTAAATGCAGATAAACCTGTAGGGTTGGTTGATAGATTGAATAGTCCTTTACTCACAAATGTATCAGGTAAATTTGAAGAGAATAACAAAATATTCAGTTGTCAGTCTACACCCATTGAACAAGGACTTCCCAGTTCAGAAATAGAAAATCTCCTTGAAAGACGCACTGTCCTTCAGTTGCTTCTGGGAACCCCCAATAAAGGTAAAAGTGAAAAGAAGGAGAGGATGCTTTTAAAAGATGACAGCTCACAAGAGCAGATGGATAAGGCTTTGAGTGAGCAAATATTGACagtgaaaataaaaactgaaCCTTGTGAAGAATCAAATGCTCCTCGTAATCCAAATGCACAGCCAGTAAGAGAGAGTAAGAGTAACAAATTTCATGGAACAACTCATTCAGTGCAGAGAAACACAGGTGCCTCTCCAGCATCTGAGGACTTAAAACCTGAGCCTCTTTCACctgaagatttttctttttcaaaaaatggCTTGTTAAGTCGGTTGCTGAGACAGAATCAAGATAGTTACCCCATGGATGATCTGGACAGAAGTCACAGAAATAATGAACTGACACTTCTAGACTCAAAGAGCCTTTGCATCATTcctaagaaaaggaaatttcaTACTGAGCCTTCAGAAAGTCcattaaaaaaggtaaaaagtaATGTGTCAGATGCTTCAAACAATCATATATCTCCTGCAGAGACGTTGTATCGGCCTTTGCTTAACCAGCAAGAACTGAAATTCAACAGAAGTGATCTTGAATTTAAATATGCTGCTGGTAATGGTTTAAATAATGACAATGAAAATAGGAGTTGGTCTAGAGATAGTAAAGGCTTTAATGTGTTGAAACAACTGCTTCTCTCGGAAAACTGTGAGAGAGATTTTTCACAGCATAGGAATAATGCAGTAACTGAGGGcaagaagaaaggaaacaaaaataatgtaGCAAATAATAAACCTGAATTTAGCGTTTCTTCAATAAATGCATTAATGGGAAATCCTGTGCAACCAAacagttttgtggatcacaggaCATTTCAGTATCCAGTAGCAGTGAAGAGTTCTGCTAGTTCCCCGTTCTCTGAACATTTGGGATGTACAGTATCTAGACCTGAATCTGACCAATTTAGTGTTTGTCCCATACCCAGTGAAAAAGGCCCCATCAGATGGGTTATCACAGGAATGGACAAGGGTGAATATGAAAAAGACTCCCCACGACTGACCAAAACCAATCCAATATTGTATTACATGTTACAGAAAGGAAGCAATTCCATTAGTAGCCAAGAAGCACATAAGGACATTTGGAGTGAACCTTCATTTACGGAAAATTCAACTCCTGTTACAATAAAGGAGGAGTTATTACCTGAGACAGAAACTAAAATTCCTTTTCATAATTTAAGAAGCCCTTACAATAGCCATATGGGGAATAAGAGCTCTCATCAACACAATGTGAATGGAGAAGGGTATGGACTCTTGGAAAAAGTGCTAACAATCAAAAGAGAACCAGAGTGA